A stretch of Synechococcus sp. WH 8020 DNA encodes these proteins:
- a CDS encoding SLC13 family permease — translation MSALVTLLLLALAIACFIGGWLAPELVALLAAGLLMATGVLTPNEALAGFGSPALITLVGLFVLSNGLLHSGALDRLRELLASPRIRNPSQLMVVFGFVVAPISGFIPNTPIVAILLPVVQGWCQRRGISPSRVLMPLSFATLIGGTITLIGTSTSLLASDVVSRLGYGSFELFSFTAIGIPVWLIGACYLVLAGRCLPDRGDQSDDNLQALSRDGYLTEVVIPQRSPLCEVTLHESRLQRRFDVDVLDVHRDGQRLQPPLAQLRLQASDRLLLRCSRQELLRLQQDRMVDLAGTLLAEELPQIRHAEVLVPAGSLLAGATLRELRFRQRFNATVLAVNRANSTLRDRLGRVVLREGDMLLLQAPLDALRGLQQASDLVVLDQLDDDLPSTHRKGLAISVMLAVLLLAGFKVMPLVAAVLVGVVVLVLGNCLDAGTALRSIRWDLYLLLGGLYSFSVALQKTGLADQVASSLLTLLQHSSAYGALLVMYAITLVATELLSNAAAVALVLPIAAAVATGLGQPPMLFATAVVFAASQSFLSPIGYQTNLMVYAPGRYRFLDFFRFGWPLSLAYTLMVPLLLLWLA, via the coding sequence TTGAGCGCCCTGGTCACGTTGCTGCTGTTGGCGTTGGCGATCGCCTGTTTCATCGGCGGTTGGCTGGCGCCTGAGCTGGTGGCCTTATTGGCTGCTGGCCTGCTGATGGCCACAGGGGTGCTCACACCCAATGAGGCCTTGGCTGGCTTTGGCAGCCCTGCCCTGATCACCCTGGTGGGCTTGTTTGTGCTCTCCAATGGCTTGCTGCACAGCGGTGCCTTGGATCGCTTGCGTGAATTGCTGGCCTCGCCGCGGATCCGCAACCCCAGCCAGTTGATGGTGGTATTTGGCTTTGTGGTGGCGCCGATTTCCGGCTTCATCCCCAACACCCCGATCGTGGCGATCTTGCTGCCGGTGGTGCAGGGCTGGTGTCAGCGCCGCGGGATCAGCCCGTCGCGGGTGTTGATGCCGCTGTCGTTTGCAACCCTGATCGGCGGCACGATCACCCTGATTGGCACCTCCACCAGCTTGCTCGCCAGTGATGTGGTGTCCCGGTTGGGCTATGGCTCCTTTGAGCTGTTTTCCTTTACGGCCATCGGCATTCCCGTATGGCTCATTGGTGCCTGCTATCTGGTTCTTGCTGGCCGTTGTTTGCCCGATCGCGGTGATCAAAGCGACGACAACCTTCAGGCCTTGAGCCGTGATGGCTATCTCACGGAGGTGGTGATTCCGCAGCGCTCTCCGCTCTGTGAGGTCACCCTGCATGAGAGCCGCTTGCAACGCCGTTTTGATGTGGATGTGCTCGATGTGCACCGCGACGGTCAACGCTTGCAGCCCCCCCTCGCCCAGTTGCGCTTGCAGGCGTCTGATCGCTTGCTGTTGCGCTGCAGCCGCCAGGAGCTGTTGCGCTTGCAGCAAGACCGGATGGTGGATCTAGCGGGCACCCTGCTCGCCGAGGAGTTGCCCCAAATCCGCCATGCCGAAGTGTTGGTGCCGGCCGGCTCTTTGCTGGCCGGTGCCACGCTGCGCGAGCTGCGCTTTCGCCAGCGTTTTAATGCCACGGTGCTCGCGGTGAACCGTGCCAACAGCACCCTGCGCGATCGCCTGGGACGGGTGGTGCTGAGAGAGGGAGACATGCTGCTGCTGCAGGCTCCGCTTGATGCTCTGCGCGGTCTTCAGCAAGCCAGCGATCTGGTGGTGCTCGACCAGCTCGACGACGATCTGCCCTCCACCCATCGCAAGGGTTTGGCGATCAGCGTGATGCTGGCCGTGCTGCTGCTTGCCGGCTTCAAGGTGATGCCCCTCGTCGCCGCTGTGCTCGTGGGTGTGGTTGTGTTGGTGCTCGGCAACTGCCTCGATGCCGGTACGGCCTTGCGTTCGATTCGCTGGGATTTGTATCTGCTGCTAGGTGGCCTGTACAGCTTCAGTGTGGCCCTGCAGAAAACGGGGCTGGCCGATCAGGTGGCCTCCAGCCTGCTCACGTTGCTGCAACACAGCTCCGCCTATGGGGCCTTGCTGGTGATGTATGCAATCACCCTGGTGGCCACCGAACTGCTCAGCAATGCGGCTGCCGTGGCCCTGGTCTTACCGATTGCCGCTGCCGTGGCTACAGGCTTGGGGCAGCCGCCGATGTTGTTTGCCACCGCCGTGGTGTTTGCGGCTAGCCAGAGTTTTCTCTCGCCGATTGGCTACCAAACCAACCTGATGGTGTATGCCCCTGGCCGCTATCGCTTCCTGGATTTTTTCCGCTTTGGTTGGCCGCTGTCTCTGGCCTACACCCTGATGGTGCCGCTGCTGCTGCTTTGGCTGGCTTAA
- the rimM gene encoding ribosome maturation factor RimM (Essential for efficient processing of 16S rRNA) — MTSTPSPSPADPTNTDDWLPVGTLVGAQGLRGELRLNPASDFPERFTDPGPRWLQAKAKGSPLTEVELLEGRQLPGKSLYVVRFKGVTNRANAEALVGNTVLVPAADRPELAEGEFHLLDLVGLEARLAGSDEAIGTVNNLISGGNDLLEIQLHSGKAVLVPFVEAIVPEVQLEEGWLLLTPPPGLLEL, encoded by the coding sequence ATGACTTCCACTCCGTCACCCAGTCCAGCAGATCCGACCAACACCGACGATTGGCTGCCGGTGGGAACGCTCGTTGGCGCGCAGGGGTTACGGGGCGAACTACGCCTCAACCCGGCCAGTGATTTTCCCGAACGCTTTACCGACCCTGGACCTCGCTGGCTGCAAGCCAAGGCCAAGGGATCACCTCTGACAGAGGTGGAGCTGCTCGAGGGCCGGCAACTACCAGGCAAAAGCCTCTATGTGGTGCGTTTCAAAGGCGTAACCAACCGCGCCAACGCCGAAGCGCTCGTCGGCAACACGGTGCTGGTTCCTGCCGCAGACCGCCCTGAACTCGCCGAGGGTGAGTTTCACCTGCTTGATCTGGTGGGATTAGAAGCGCGTTTGGCCGGCAGTGATGAAGCGATTGGCACGGTTAACAACCTGATCAGCGGCGGCAATGATCTGCTGGAGATCCAGCTCCACAGCGGCAAAGCGGTGTTAGTACCATTTGTTGAGGCGATCGTGCCGGAGGTGCAGCTGGAGGAGGGCTGGTTGCTACTCACCCCACCGCCGGGGTTGTTGGAGCTTTAA
- a CDS encoding NAD(P)H dehydrogenase subunit NdhS → MASAAPILPGATVTVVDTRSIYAGYTGFVQRISGDRAAVLFEGGNWDKLVTMRLSDLSAA, encoded by the coding sequence ATGGCTTCCGCTGCCCCGATCCTGCCCGGTGCCACGGTCACCGTGGTGGATACCCGTTCGATCTATGCCGGCTACACGGGATTTGTGCAGCGCATCAGCGGCGATCGCGCTGCGGTGCTGTTTGAGGGCGGTAATTGGGACAAGCTCGTGACGATGCGCCTCAGCGATCTCAGCGCCGCTTAA
- a CDS encoding ion transporter, with protein MTLRLRLRRIVLEADTRAGRIYNLIVFGTILASVAGLLVEPTPTWISASDQAPDWTNALEQICLGIFIADFLLHLWVTPKPSNYLFSFYGLIDFSAVLFFFIPQISSGLILWIFKFGRVLRVFKLLRFLDEAQLLGNALKASARRIGVFLFFVVMAQVVLGYLMVLVESGHPETQFRTVGQGVYWAIVTMTTVGYGDIVPQTVLGQLLAAVVMLLGFGIIAIPTGIITVETMEQVRRGGRVCASCGAQTHRAKARHCDQCGATLPPVAV; from the coding sequence ATGACGCTGCGTCTGCGCTTACGGCGGATTGTTCTTGAGGCAGACACCCGGGCTGGCCGCATCTACAACCTGATCGTTTTTGGCACGATTCTCGCCAGTGTTGCTGGGCTGTTAGTTGAGCCCACGCCCACCTGGATTTCTGCTTCTGACCAGGCTCCCGATTGGACGAATGCTCTTGAGCAGATTTGTCTAGGGATTTTCATCGCTGATTTTCTCTTGCATCTGTGGGTGACCCCCAAACCGTCCAATTATTTATTCAGTTTTTACGGCTTAATTGATTTCTCAGCCGTTCTGTTTTTCTTTATTCCACAAATCAGCAGCGGCCTCATCCTCTGGATTTTCAAATTTGGACGCGTTCTGCGTGTGTTCAAACTGCTGCGCTTTCTCGATGAAGCCCAGTTGCTCGGCAATGCCTTAAAAGCCAGTGCCCGCCGCATCGGCGTGTTTTTGTTTTTTGTGGTGATGGCCCAAGTGGTGCTCGGTTACTTGATGGTGTTGGTGGAAAGCGGCCATCCCGAAACCCAGTTCCGAACCGTTGGTCAAGGGGTGTACTGGGCGATCGTCACGATGACCACGGTGGGCTATGGCGACATCGTTCCCCAAACGGTGCTCGGGCAATTGCTGGCTGCAGTGGTGATGCTTCTGGGCTTTGGGATCATCGCCATTCCCACGGGGATTATCACCGTGGAAACGATGGAGCAGGTGCGTCGTGGAGGCAGGGTGTGTGCGAGTTGTGGGGCGCAGACCCACCGTGCGAAAGCCCGGCACTGCGATCAGTGCGGCGCAACGCTTCCGCCAGTTGCCGTTTGA